Below is a genomic region from Leptospira venezuelensis.
AGTTGGTCCGGATGCCAACATATATTGAGCTGGACCGATATCTGAGGTAACATTTGTAGCAACAGGCGTATTCCATTTTGATCCATCGGAGAACATGATAGCCAAGTTTGGATTTTCGTTTTGATCGACCCCATATATCAGATCGTTTCGACCATCCCCATCAAAATCACCGATACCATGAAAAGAGTTTTCTTTAAATGTTGGATCGATTGAAATTTTAGCCTCTCTTGTTGGTGAATTTGAGGATAAACTGGATATTTTTTGCAAAGCAAATCCTGCACCGTGAACTCCAGAATCAAAACCACATGGAAGCGGAAGAAATATTCCATCCGTACCTACAATTGACATGAACTCCATTTTTCCATCGCCTTCAAAATCGATTGGAAAAGAAAGAGATGTCGGAACTGAAGCACCAGTCATACAAGCACCGCAAACAGAACCCCCATATACATCTGGAGCCGCAAATCCGTTTGCGATGTATTTCCAACCTTCAGCTACATACACTGTACAAGCTAAATGCTCCTCTTCATAGATTGGATTGCACCCGAGAGGGGAATAAGTCTGATAAGTTGGATCAAAACCTGTGCAAGGAACTGAAAATAATGTCTGCCAGCAAGCGGCATATCCTAACACACAAATATTCTGATCTATCAGCGCACCGTCTGCTCTCTTAACTCCTGGATAAGGAACCGCCTGCCTTATTGAAGACATTAAGTTTACATTCACAGGAGAGCTAGAAGCTAAACCAAGTGAGATACTTGTTCCGTCACTGTACGTAAAATCGACCGGATCATATCCATCTCTCTTAATACTCTCCAGTCTTGCTCTTTTAGATCCAGGGGATTTTTGATACGTAAAGGTATATGAATAAATATTATTCCCAGAAGTAATCGAAGAACCAACATAAACTTTTAAACTTTGTAAGAGTTTACTGCTTTGAGTTAAAATTCCTTCCGAATAACTTGGGAAAGAAGAAGCAGAAATTGTCGACCGAGCTACGTAATTGAACTGAACAGCCCGATTGTTCTGGCTGTTACCAGAATCATCCGGATGTATATTATATCGAATCAAAATTGGTCTGAAGTCTGTACCTCCGGTATCTACTTCATACTGAATAGAATATCCATTCCCAAATTTATCTTTTACTTCCTGCAATGCCCAGGTATTAACATGTCCTCCACTTGGACCTGGTATTCTAGAATTAGAACTTGTGTCTTCCCCATCTAAATATCCGAAAGTGTAAGTCATTCCTGTCCGATCTGTTGCCACCCATTTACATGGTCCGATACCACATGTACCGAAAGACTGAAACCGTATAAATGATTCCGACTTAGATCGAAAATTACCGCTTCCTTGGGAAACTAGACGCCCAGCAAGTGAAGTATAAAAATGATCATTTGTGTCGTAATTTATTCCAAAACTAGAATCACGTTTGATATAATGTATTGTAGGAATTGTCCAGCCGACACCAAGAAATCCATCTTCTGTATTAGAAGTATAGGTTAGGCTTAAATCCGGTGTCATCCCGCGTGTTCCAACGGGCAAAGTTATTGGGAAGGAGACGGATAACTTTCCGCTTGGATCAACCGAAACAGCAGGAAGAGGCATAGGCATTGAAGTGCTTGGAATACTTCCAATAATTCCAAACAAGCTAATTAAAACTATAAATAGAAATCGGGTGAATTCCCTACGATTGAGTGTTTCCTTTATTTTCTCTGCTGAAAAAAATTTCCTAATTCTATTAGTTGTTTTTCGCATTTCTCGGGCTTCCCTCTTTATTTCCTGTATGAACAATTCCTGCGGGAATTACCCATAACGTGAGAAAAAGGGACTTCCTGATTGATGTCAAATTATTTAATCCACAATTTTGCGCCTTTTGCCATATACCCTTTGAGATACCTTTAAAGCGACTTAATGAGACAAAAAAGGATAGATTTTTGAAAACGATTCGCAAGTATATCCTTAAGAAAATAGCATCTACACTAAATTATGCGAAAACGAATTTTTAGAAGCCTAATTACTTTAGGGACAGGGATTATTTTACATTGTGATGGTTCAAATCTTACGAAAGCACAGTGCTACGAGTCACATCATTGTGAAGCTAATTATAATTCATGTGTTTTAAAGCAGTCACTCACTGCGAATAGCAATCCTTCCAGCTCTACAAACGTGAGTGTTCCTACGACAACTTACCCACCGGAAAGTCCTTCTCCAAATAGTGAGACAGAACCTAATAATACTTTCTCCCAAAGCTTTGATTCTGGAAACCCAATCTTTAGCGGACCAGTTGATAGCTATCTACTGTCCGCTAATCTATCTTCTTCGAGCGATACGGATATTTTTGGTCTTAGCCAAGAGTATCAAGTGTCTGTTTATTTTAAAATACAAGGTCCAGCTTCCTGTTCCATTTACTGGCAAAATCATTACGGATTAGATATCCCAGATACTTCTACGCCGGATGGCTATTTCACCTTTATTTCTAATTTAAGCACAACCCCTCAAAACTTAGAAATTCCAAGCCAAGGTGGAGAATATATTTTCATTTGTTCAGGAGGTTCCGCTGGTTCTTACTCTATTCAAACAGACCCCGGACCAAATGCGAGAAACCAATACATTCAGTTCCATAGTTCAGGTTCGTCAAGTGGTTCAGAAATAAATGCTTTCGAAGTCTACGGCGTTTCTAATTGTAGCCAAGCTCATAACACTTGTTTAAAGACTTGTAATAACAAGTTTTTATATTAGATCTACTTCTCTGTTTAAATAAATTTTCTTCCTACTCATACGTGATGAAATCTAAAGTTGAAAGCTTACGAATAAGCTTCTCGGCTTTATTGTACAACAACTCCTTACCTCTCAAAAGATCAATATTCTCCTCAATAAATTTTCTCATTAACTTAGAATAAGATCCATCAACATAGATAGTCCTATATTCATCGATGAGATCAACCATACAATTGACAATAAAATCATTAAGGTCTTCATTAGAAATTCTCCTCAAATTTTCGATGGCAGAGATACCGATGCTTACATATCTCTCTCTAATGAAAGAATCATTCCATGCATACACCAAATAATCTCGATCCCCATCTATTTCCTTCTTCGCATGAGAAATCAAGCCGCTCATGAACACCATTAACCATAACTTATCCTTCTTTTCCTTCAACTGGACAAATAAAATCAACATCCTCTTATACATTCCATTTGAAGTATCAACTAAAAGGTCTCTCTCCTCTAAATATTCTCTAAATACGCGAAAGTCTTCCGCCTCCAATACATAGCCATTAAATCTTTTCACCCTTCCCCATAGCGACATCCACTCTTCATACTGTCTGGTTCTTAAATAATAAAGACCGATATCGCTTCGATAAATATCATCGATATGATCAGATATTCTATCCTTAGAGAAATCCTCTTCCATTCTTTTTACAGCGAGATTGATAACCCTCTGAATGTTATTGTCCGGATAAATTAACTTTTTAGATTTTAACATCATTCGCAACGGCTCGAATAGATTAGAGCTAAAGATTACATTAACGACCGAGTAATTTTCTTCTATCCATGTATCCAAATCGAATGGAACAATATCTGCCACTTCCTCTAATTCAAACAAATATTCATTGAATTCAATATCCAACCAGCTTCTTTTACCTTCGAAGCTTTCAATTTCGTCACGCCAGAATCGCTCGTTAGAGGCAAAATCCTTATCAACAATATTTTCTTTTAATTCAGCTATTCTTCTTGAACGGTATTGTTCCAAACCTTCAGAGATGATTTTTACAACCTCTCTAGCCTGATTTTTATCAGATTTAAATAAAGGCAAAAATCCAAAACAATAATTTGGATTAATCTCTGCATTGATTTTTATTTGGTTCATTAGATCATTCTTATATTCTTTATCTAATTCGCTCCAAAGGTCAGAATTTAAAAAGTCTTGAATTCTACCGAGTACCAATGACCCAGTTAACGTAAAGAATCTAGAAGGATCAATATACTCAATATAAACGGCACGATCTTTTATTTTTAATTTGCTCAAAACAATTGAGAGGATATCTCCAATAACCTCAAATTCCGCCGAATATTCACGATTCTCAATATTGTCCAGCTCCTTGAGAAGTTTGTTAAATATTCTCAAAAGTACGAAAAAGTTCTCCCTGGAGAACACAGATAATGAATCACGTAAAAAATTTGAAATATTTCTAAACTGTAAATTTATTAAGCTGCCTTCACGCTTGCTGTCTGTGTTTATTAATAGTAAAGGGTTCTCAACTAATTTTCGAAATCGGTTAATTAGTTCACCTTGGAGTAACAACCATTCACTTGAATACTTCCACGCAAATAACTGAATTTTTTCATTTATTTTTATACTCTTTAAATCCACAGAAGCGGGAAGGACCATTATTAAATCCAGAATGTTATAGAGATTCATAGGATTTGACAATATGTAAACTAAAGATTTCTTTACAATCTCCACATCTACATTAACAGTCGGCATCCCATTAAGCCAATATTTATTAAATTCTCTGTATATTAAAGAAATAGGATGACTCTCTCGATAATAATTTATCCCTTCCTCCTTTTCTTGGAAAGCAAAATCAAATCCCGCTCTTGCTATTGATAGCCTAAATAAATTATTCTTATTTTCGGTAAAATCATAATAGTCTAAAAGAACACCTAGTTCTCTTGCCTCTTCAATTACTTTAAACTTTAATTCTCTCCAGGATTGTTTTTGAAACAGAGTATCTTCAAGTCCTTGATCAGCTCGGAAACCGTATTCCATTCTATCCGACAAGAGATCTAATGCCTGAACGGCTAAATATCTTTCTTTAATTGGATGGTTTTCTTGTAATATTTCTCTATAAGATTGATATGCGTTTTTATAATCACCTAATTCGAAATAAAGAAACCCTGTCCACAATCGCGACCATCCTTTTAACGGATTTTCTTCTAATTCTTTGATAAACTTTCTTATTTCTTTCCATTCTCCCAAATATATCATACAAATTAAATATCGGTAATGTAAAAGAGCAGACTCTTTAGCTCCAATATCTAGTTTACTCAGCTTCTTAATTTTTAGTTTTAATTTTCTCTCATGAATTTCATTTCCGATTATATATCTTACATACAGAACTCTTAAATATTCCGGCAAAATAGAACTCGTAAGCACATCATACATCTTTTCAGATCTCTCACCTTTTAATTTCTTCTTAAGAGTCCGAATGCTTTTAATAAAATAATCCAAGTCTCTTTCTAGGAGACCGTGTTCTTTACCCATTTTTATTCTTTCGAGAAGATAATTTGTAAACTCATGATAAACCAAAACAATTTCTTCTTGAAATTCCGTTAAGCTAAAGATGTTTTCAATTCCGTAAGACAGAATAGAAACAAAGGTATTATCATTGGGATAAGGAGAATCGGAGATCCCAAATAAAACAGATGAAACTTCATTCCAGTAGATATTTAGATCTTTGTGACCTTTTAAATTAAGCAGAGATGTTAACGAATTAATCCAATTTCCAAAATACTCAATCGTGAAATATTGATTAAATTCCTTCCGCCTTGATTCTACCCGAGACTGAACTTCACTCTTTTTCCATTTTTCGATCATCGATCGATATGTATCCCATTCTACTTTCTTTTGCTTTTTAATCGCCGGAATTAAACGTGTATTATACCACAAATAATCTGACTTATCAGGAGTACGATCAAAAGGGTCGGCAGTCGAAATCGACTCCAATTTACTAAGTATAAAATCTAAAAACTGCCCAGGTTTCATAAAATGTATTATAACAATCCAAACTCGCTTGGAGTTATTAACTCAATATTTCTACTCTTCCAATAATTCTTTACCTGCGAATTAATATCTGTGGTAATAAGAAATGAATTTCTTTGATAGTGACCAACTCTTGATTTTATATAATATAAAATTCCATCCAAGTCTGGATCATTTAAACTATACCCAACGAAAATTACTGTTTTTTCCGAAAAGATAGATCTCAACTTATCTATAAATAATGGCTGAACCCGTGTATGATATTCTTCTTCAGAAAAAATCCATGTGTCTTCATCCGAAATTGTTCCATGTATTTTATATATTGGCATACCGATTGTCCTAGGCATATCTCGTTCGTAAACAATCGGGGTAAATTTAACGCCTAACTCAGCCATAGTTCTCTCTATCAATGTGTCTATATTGGTTGTAACAACCCCGCTCCAGGGGAAATATTTAATGTTAAAAAGTCTTCTGTGAATTTCTCCTGGCTCAACCTCTTCATCAGGAACCGCTCTACGAATCAAATCATTCCTTCTCCGCAAATCAAAACGATTTTCGTAAATTTGAATTAACTTAGGAATCGGAAAAGAAAGTGCCTCGCTATCGGATATTCCAAGTTCTTTATAAAACTCCCTAGCTAATTCAGACCAAAGCATCATTTGAGAAGGTCTTATAGAATCTTTGGATTGAGCATTTAAAGATAGACCGGAACCGACAAATAGATACGCTCTTCCATTTTTTATTTCCTTAATTATATAATGAAGAGTATTATCCATTTCTTGGAAATTATTATTTGTCATTTCAAGTTATTCTTCCTCGTTCTTCAGACATGTTCAATGCAGAGCTTCATTTTTTCCTTTTCTCTTATCAACTGCACGAAAGTAACAATTTTATGCAGTTGAAAAAGGATACGATTTTCCAAAATCATTCCTCAACCCATAGGTATTCTCGAATCAACCCTTCACCATCTCTTCCATCAAATTTACGAATATCCAAGTGTAGCACTTTCTTTAGCAACCAGCCGGAGTCCTTTCCCGCTTCCTTAACAGGATCATTACTCCTTTTGTTTAAATGTTTTAGATACAACTCGTATAATGGAGTTCCGTCCCAGTAGGTATTTTCGCCTCCCATTAAGTCTCTCATGGAGAACCATTCATTTTTTCTGTTCTTGCACCAGGAGTAAACAGCCCCTTGAAGAAAATCATATATTCTTTGTTTTTGTTCATCATTTAATTCAGAGACTTCTCGAATTTCAGATGGATTCAGTAATGCCATGTAAACCTCATATTCATTGACCAAAATTATAACAGTAAGATCGGTTCCTTATTCATTTCTAATGTATGTTCATCAATGTGATACAGTTCGATACTATGAGGAAATTTCCAACCCTCATATTTTCTTTTAAGGTGCTCTATCATTTCTTTGTCAGTGAGAATTAAAACTCTCCTTTCACTTCCTCTCCAAAGGGATAACCAAAGAATCTCCGAAGAAACTCGATCTTGACCGCCTGTATTATTTTTCCCGGATGAAGTTAATCTCCTACTGGTATTAATTCCACCAATGAATTTTCCTTCATTATAAATATCGAATTCATGGGTAGAGGCGGATCCACTTGGAGCTATTCTTTTCTTTTTCGAAGCGACTTTAAAAATCTTATTAAATTTTTCACGGATTCTTTTTTCCCTATCCAGTCTTTCGCTCATAACTCAATTCCGATGGCATTTTGACCCGTTAACCGCTCTTTCATCAAGGAATTTATTCCTTGACATTTCCACCGAAATACTTATTATATGTATTGTACTATATGAATATTAAGTATTTCGACAATGAACACTAACACAGCCAAAATAATCCAATTCAAATCGATTCGAAAAAAAGCAGGTAGAGACGTAGAAATTCCCCAAGAAGAAGGCTCCGCTTTCGGACGAGGTTTAAGTGATGAAACGATGCGAGAACTTTCGAAAAGGTTTTCAAAGCCTAAGACAGAAATGGATTACCGAAATCGGGCGATCTTTCTTTTGATGTCTACAACTGGTCTCAGAGCTAAAGAGGTAGTTTCCTTACGCTTTTC
It encodes:
- a CDS encoding SIR2 family protein, whose translation is MTNNNFQEMDNTLHYIIKEIKNGRAYLFVGSGLSLNAQSKDSIRPSQMMLWSELAREFYKELGISDSEALSFPIPKLIQIYENRFDLRRRNDLIRRAVPDEEVEPGEIHRRLFNIKYFPWSGVVTTNIDTLIERTMAELGVKFTPIVYERDMPRTIGMPIYKIHGTISDEDTWIFSEEEYHTRVQPLFIDKLRSIFSEKTVIFVGYSLNDPDLDGILYYIKSRVGHYQRNSFLITTDINSQVKNYWKSRNIELITPSEFGLL
- a CDS encoding cell division protein SepF; protein product: MALLNPSEIREVSELNDEQKQRIYDFLQGAVYSWCKNRKNEWFSMRDLMGGENTYWDGTPLYELYLKHLNKRSNDPVKEAGKDSGWLLKKVLHLDIRKFDGRDGEGLIREYLWVEE